In Pyxicephalus adspersus chromosome 12, UCB_Pads_2.0, whole genome shotgun sequence, a genomic segment contains:
- the SRP14 gene encoding signal recognition particle 14 kDa protein: MVLLESEQFLTELTRLFQKCRTSGSVFITLKKYDGRTKPFPSKGHSESFEPADNKCLLRATDGKKKISTVVSSKDVNKFQMAYSNLLRANMDGLKKKDKKSKTKKSSAAQ; the protein is encoded by the exons ATGGTTCTTCTGGAGAGTGAGCAG TTTCTGACTGAACTGACACGATTATTCCAGAAGTGTCGCACATCGGGAAGTGTGTTCAtaacactaaagaaat ATGATGGCCGGACAAAACCATTCCCCAGTAAGGGCCATTCAGAAAGTTTTGAACCAGCTGATAACAAATGCCTTTTGAGAGCTacagatggaaagaaaaaaatcagcacaGTG GTCAGTTCTAAAGACGTAAACAAGTTCCAGATG gcTTATTCCAATTTACTACGAGCAAACATGGATGGACTGAAAAAGAAGGATAAGAAGAGTAAAACAAAGAAGAGCAGTGCTGCTCAGTAA